GTCGATGACCGTCATCGCCTCGGTGCGGTCGACGATGAGCGAACCGCCCGAGGGCAGCCAGACCTTGCGGTCGAGCGCCTTCTCGATCTGCTCGGTGATGCGGTACTCGTCGAACGCGTCGCGCTCGCCCTCGTACTTCTCCACGCGCTCGAGCAGGTCGGGTGCGACCTGGCGGAGGTAGCGCTCGATGGTCTCGCGCGCGTCCTCGCCCGAGATGATCATCTTCTGGAAGTCCTCGTTGAAGACGTCGCGGACGATCTTGATCAGCAGGTCGGGCTCGGAGTGCAGCAGCGCGGGCGCCTGCACCTTCTCGAGCTGCGAGCTGATGTCGGCCCACTGCGCGGTGAGGCGATTGACGTCGCGGGTGAGCTGCTCCTCCGTGGCACCCTCGGCGGCGGTGCGCACGATGACGCCGACGTTCTCGGGCAGCACCTCCTTGAGGATCTTCTTCAGGCGTGCGCGCTCGGTGTCGGGCAGCTTGCGGCTGATGCCGTTCATCGAGCCGTTCGGCACGTAGACGAGGTAGCGACCGGGCAGCGAGACCTGGCTGGTCAGGCGCGCACCCTTGTGGCCCACCGGGTCCTTGGTCACCTGCACGAGCACACGGTCGCCCGGCTTGAGGGCGAGCTCGATGCGGCGCGGCTGGTTCTTCTCGCCGTTCTCGGCGGCGGCGTCCCAGTCGACCTCGCCGGAGTAGAGCACCGCGTTGCGGCCGCGACCGATGTCGACGAACGCCGCCTCCATGCTCGGGAGCACGTTCTGCACGCGACCGAGGTAGACGTTGCCGATCAGCGACGCGTCCTGGTTGCGCGCGACGTAGTGCTCCACGAGCACGCCGTCCTCGAGCACGCCGATCTGGATGCGACCCGCCTTCGCGCGCACGACCATCGAACGGTCGACGGCCTCGCGACGGGCGAGGAACTCGGCCTCGGTGACCACGGCACGGCGGCGGCCGGCGTCGCGGCCGTCGCGGCGACGCTGCTTCTTCGCCTCGAGGCGGGTCGAGCCCTTGACCTTCTGCGGCTCGGTGATCTGCTCCGGCTCGCGCGGCTTGCGCACCTTGACGACGGTGTTCTCCGGGTCGTCCGATCCGGGGCCGCGGTCCTCGCCGCTGCGGCGACGGGCACGTCGGCGCTTGGACGAGCCGCCGCTGCGCTGCTCGTCCTCGTCCTGCTCGTCGACGCGGCGGCCCGGGCGCGCCGGGAGCGGCGTCACGTCGGGGGCGTGGAAGATGAGCGACGTCGTGGTGAGCGCCTCGGGGATCGGGCTCGGCGCAGGCGCCGGCTCGGGTTCGGGCTCGGCGGATTCGGCCGCGGCCTCGCCTCCCGTCTCCGGCGGCTCTTCGGGAGCGTCGCCGTGCTCGCCCGCCTCCGGGACGAGCTGCGACGTGCCGTCGACCGGCTCCGCCACGCGGGCGTCGGCCCCGGCGTCCTCGACGGGTCGCTCCTGCGGCTCGTTGGGTTCGTTCGTCTGGTCGTTCGTACCTTCCACCATCGCTGGTGCACTCCTATGCCGGACGGGTGACCGCGTCACCCCTCCGGTACTCTCTCGAGCGGCGACCCCTCATGGGTCGTCGCGAATCCTTCGCTTCGCAGCCGACTCGCGTCGTCACTGCCACATCTCGCGGTCGTCCTGACCGCACATCCGGATGCCCCGCATCCGCAAGCCCTCGTTGGCGCCGGCCGGACGCGGTCCGGACAGCTGCGTCGATTATCGCACGGACGCGCGCGGTGCGCGCCGATCCCCGCGTGACATAATCGGCCGGTGACCGTGAGCGAAGCCCCCAGCCGTCCGGAAACCGACGCCCCGGCGCGTCCCGTCGCGCTCGCCGTGTTCCTCGTGATCGCCGGCGTCACGGGGCTCATCGCCGCGTTCGAGCTGATGATCGAGAAGATCGCGGTGCTCGAGGACCCGTCGCACTCGGTGTCGTGCGACTTCAGCGTCCTGGTGGGCTGCTCGACGAACCTCGCCTCCGAGCAGGGCGCGGTGCTCGGCTTCCCGAACCCGATCATCGGGCTCGTCTGCTGGCCCGTCGTGATCACCATCGGCATGGCCCTGCTCTCGGGGGCCCGGTTCGGCCGCTGGTTCTGGATCGGCTTCAACGTCGGCGTGACCGCGGCGCTCGGCTTCGTGTGCTGGCTGATCTTCCAGTCCATCTACGTGCTCGACGTGCTCTGCCCGTGGTGCATGCTCACCTGGGCGGTCACGATCCCCACGTTCTGGGCCGTGACGCTCCGGAACGTCCGCGAGGGCGTGTTCGGGGGCGGCACGCGCGTCCGGCGCGTCGGCGAGGTGCTCTCGGGCTGGATCCCGCTGATCACGGTCGTCTGCTACCTCATCGTCGTGCTGCAGGCGCAGCTGCGCATGGACGCGATTCCGCGCATCTGGTTCGACCTCATCGGCTGATCAGCGGTCCTCGCCGAGTACGGGCGAGCGGATGCCACTGGCCGCCGTCGGTCCCCCGTGCCATGGTGTGCGCATGGGCACGCTCGTCTACGCCACCATCGCCTCCCTCGACGGCTACGTGAACGATGCGCAGGGCGCGTTCGACTGGGCCGAGCCCCCGGAGGACCTCGTCGGCAGCATCAACGACGTCCTCGACGACGTCGGCACGTACCTCTACGGCAGACGCATGTACGACGTCATGCACGTCTGGGAGACCGACCCCGACTTCGCCGGGCCGGGACTGCCGGCCGAGACGGCCCGGTTCTCCGCGGGCTGGCGGGAGGCCGACAAGGTCGTGTTCTCGTCGACCCTCACCGAGGCGCTGACCACCCGCACCCGCATCGAGCCGGCGTACGACGCCGACCTCGTGCGGTCGATCGTGGCAGACGCTTCGGGCGGCGTCACGATCGAGGGCCCCACGCTCGCGGCGCACGCGCTGCGCGACGGGCTCGTCGACGAGGTGCACCGGTACGTGGCGCCCGCGATCGTCGGCGGCGGGACGCCGGTCTTCGTGCCGGGCCTCCGGCTCGACCTCGAGCTCGTCGAGGAGCGCCGCTTCGCTCGCGGGTTCGCGCTGCTGCGCTACGCCGTGCGCTGACCCGGCCGCGGTGCGGGCGCCGCCCGCACGACACCACGCGCACGACGTGGGGCGCCGGACCCGCGCGCTGCGGATCCGACGCCCCTGGTCGGTGCGATGCTCCTAGCCGAACCAGAGCGCGAGCTCGCGCTCGGCCGACTCGGTCGAGTCGGAGCCGTGCACCAGGTTCTGCTGCACGGGCAGCCCCCAGTCGCGGGCGAGGTCGCCGCGGATCGTGCCGGGCGCGGCCGTGGTCGGGTCGGTCGTGCCGGCCAGCGAGCGGAAGCCCTCGATGACCCGGTTGCCGGCGACCCGGATGGCGACGATCGGGCCCGACTCCATGAACTCGACGAGCGGCTCGTAGAACGGCTTGCCCTCGTGCTCGGCGTAGTGCGCCGCGAGCAGCCCGCGGTCGGCCTGGAGCAGGCGGATGTCGACCAGCGAGTAGCCCTTGGCCTCGATGCGGCGCAGGATCTCCCCGGTCAGGTTGCGGGCGACGCCGTCGGGCTTGACGAGGACGAGGGTCTCTTCGATCGGGGTGGTCATGCGGATTCCTTCCGTGTGCGGTCGATACGTGCCCCGGCGACCATGGCGTACCACCACATGCCGCCGAACAGGGCGCCCACGAAGAACATCGCGGGGGTGAGGAAGCCCGTCGCGAGGAGGATCCCCTGGAGGACCCACCCGGCGACGTATGCGCCCTCGAAGCGCAGGAGCGCCATGATCGCCAGCAGCGCCACGAGCAGCACGCCGCCGCCCACGAGCGCCCACCAGCGCGGGATGCCGTCGTCGCCGAACGGCGCCGGCGACAGCCCGAAGACCGTCAGCGACGCGAGCAGCACGATGAACAGCTCGAAGCCGAGCACGATGCTCGCGAGGCTCCGGCGCACCGAGCCGGCCGGTCGCGCCACGGGTGCCTGCTCCCCGGCGGTCACGGCTTCCACTCCCGGTCGTCGGCGAAGGCCATGGCCTCGGCGACCAGGGTGATCGAGCCGGTCACGACGACGGCGCGCCGCGGCGCCTCGGAGGCCCAGTCGTGCGCGGCCTCGAACGCATCCTCGGCCCGGTCGTACGATGCGACGCGCTTCTGGCCGACGACCGATGCCGCCAGCTGCGCGAGCGCCTCGGCGGGGATCGCGCGGTCGGACTCCGATGCGGTCACGAGCATGACGTCGGCGATCGCATCGAGCTCGTGCAGGATGCCCGCGGCATCCTTGTCGCCCAGCACGCCGACGACCACGGCGATCTCGTCGAAGTCGAACACCTGGCGCACGGCCTCGACGAGCGCGTGGGCGCCGTGCGGATTGTGCGCGGCATCCACGAGCACCGTCGGCTCGACGCCGACGAGCTGCATGCGCCCGGGGGACGTCGTCGTCGCGAAGGCCTCCTCGACGACCTCGCGCGACAGCGCGTGCTCGCCGGACCCGAGGAACGACTCGACCGCGGCGACCGCGACGGCGGCGTTCTGCGCCTGGTGCGCCCCGAGCAGCGGCAGGAAGACCTCGGCGTACTCCCCCGCGATGCCGCGGATCGACAGCAGCTGCCCGCCGACGGCGACGGTGGCGGCCGTCGTCTCGAACCCGTCGCCCTCGAACGTCAGCGTCGACTCGCTCAGCCGGCTCGCGGTGGCCAGCACGTCCGCCGCCTCCGGCGACTGGCGAGCCGAGACGACGGATGCCGCGGGCTTGATGATGCCCGACTTGGTGCGCGCGATCTGCGTGACCGTGGAGCCGAGGCGCGAGGTGTGGTCGAGGTCGATCGGCGTGAACACCGCGACCTGGCCATCGGCGACGTTGGTCGAGTCCCACTCGCCGCCCATGCCCACCTCGATGACGGCGACGTCGACGGGCGCGTCGGCGAACGCCGCGAACGCGAGCCCCGAGAGCGCCTCGAAGTAGGTCAGCGGCACGTCGCCCGCCTCGGCGAGCTCGGCGTCGACCATCTCGACGTACGGGGTGATGTCGTCCCAGTTGCGGGCGACCGCCTCGTCGGTGATCGGCTCGCCGTCGATGAGGATGCGCTCGGTGAACCGCTCGATGTGCGGGCTCGTCAGCAGGCCCGTGCGCAGCCCGTGGGCGCGCAGCAGGCCCTCGATGAGCCGGCTGGTGCTGGTCTTGCCGTTCGTGCCGGTCACGTGGATCACCGGGTAGGCGCGCTGCGGGTCGCCGAGGAGGTCCATCAGCCGGCGCGACGGGCCGAGGCGCGGCTGCGGCGCCTGCTCGCCGATCCGCGCGAGGAGCGCGGCGAACACCTCGTCGGCGGCGTCGCGGAAGTCGTCGTCGGTCATGCCCGGGTCACCTCCACGGCGAGCGTCGCGCCCCCGGCCAGCCGGACCGCATCGTCGCCTGCGCCGTCGGCGGTCACCTCGAGGTCGACCGCGAGCGTCTCCTCGGCGATGAGCGCCCGGTGCGCCTCGAGCGCGGGTGCGGACGCGTCGTCGGCGCGCAGCCGCAGGCGGATGCGGTCGCTGACCTCGAGCCCCGCCGCCTTGCGCGCGTCCTGCACGGCGCGCACGGCGTCGCGCGCGAGTCCCTCGGCCTCGAGCTCGGGCGTGGTCGCGGTCTCGAGCAGCACGAACCCCTCGCCGGGCAGCAGGCCGATCGCCCGCGACTCGGCGTCGGCGTCGCCCGAGACGAGCGCGAGCTCGTACTCGCCCTCGACCAGCTCGATGCCGCCCGCGACGACCGTGCCGTCCTGCTCGGCCCAATCACCCTCGCGCGCGGCACGGATCACCGCCTGCACCTGCTTGCCCAGTCGCGGCCCGGCCGCACGCGCGTTCACCGACAGGCGACGCGAGATGCCGTACGCCTCCGCGCTGCCCTCGTCGAGCGCGACGAACCCGACGGACTTGACGTTCAGCTCGTCGCGCAGGATCGCCGCGTACGGCTCCAGCCCCGCGGCATCCGGAGCCACGACCGTGAGCGACGCGAGCGGCAGACGCACCCGTCGGCCCGCCTGCTTGCGCAGCGCGAGCGCGGTCGAGCTGATCTGGCGCACGGCGTCCATCGTCGTGACCAGCTCGGGGTCGGCCGGGAACTCGTCGGCGGCCGGCCAGTCGGCGAGGTGCACGCTGCGCCCACCGGTGAGCCCGCGCCACACGGTCTCGCCGACGAGCGGCACGAGCGGCGCCGCGAGCCGGCAGAGCGCCTCGAGCACGGTCCAGAGCGTGTCGAACGCCTCACGGCCGCTGCCGTCTTCGCCGACGCCGTCCCAGAACCGGTCGCGCGAGCGCCGCACGTACCAGTTGGTGAGCACGTCGGCGAAGTCGCGCAGCTTGGCCGCGGCCATGGTCGCGTCGAAGCGCTCCAGGTCGTCGGTCACGCCCGCCACGAGGTCGTGCAGCTTCGCGAGCAGGTAGCGGTCGAGCACGTCCTCCGAGGAGGTGGAGCGGCGGGCCTCGTAGCCGGTCGCGTTGGCGTAGAGCGAGAAGAAGTACCAGGTGCTCCAGAGCGGCAGCATGAACTGGCGCACGCCCTCGCGGATGCCCTCCTCGGTGACGATGAGGTTGCCGCCGCGCAGCACCGGGCTCGCCATGAGGAACCAGCGCATCGCGTCGGATCCGTCGCGGTCGAAGACCTCGTTCACGTCGGGGTAGTTCCGCAGCGACTTCGACATCTTCTGCCCGTCGCTGCCGAGCACGATGCCGTGGCTGATCACGTTGCGGTACGCCGCGCGGTCGAACAGCGCGGTCGACAGCACGTGCATGACGTAGAACCAGCCGCGGGTCTGCCCGATGTACTCGACGATGAAGTCGGCGGGGTGGTGCGTGTCGAACCACTCGCGGTTCTCGAACGGGTAGTGCACCTGCGCGAACGGCATCGAGCCCGAGTCGAACCAGACGTCGAACACGTCGGGGATGCGGCGCATGGTCGAGCGGCCCGTGGGGTCGTCGGGGTTCGGACGGGTGAGCTCGTCGATGTACGGCCGGTGCAGGTCGGGCTCGCCGTCGGCGTTCACCGGCAGCGCGCCGAAGTCGCGCTCCAGCTCTGCGAGCGAGCCGTAGACGTCGATGCGCGGGTAGGCCGGGTCGTCGCTCTTCCACACGGGGATGGGCGAGCCCCAGTACCGGTTGCGGCTGATCGACCAGTCGCGCGAGCCCTGGAGCCACTTGCCGAACTGGCCGTCCTTGACGTTCTCGGGCACCCACTCGATGCCCTGGTTCAGGTCGACCATGCGGTCGCGGAACTCCGGCACCCGCACGAACCAGCTCGACACCGCGCGATAGATGAGCGGGTTGCGGCACCGCCAGCAGTGCGGGTACGAGTGCTCGTAGCTCGCCTGGCGGAGCAGGCGCCCCTCGGCCCTCAGCAGCTGCGTGAGCGGCTTGTTCGCATCGGACCACAGCTGGCCCGCGACATCCGTCACCGCCGGCAGGAACCGGCCGCCCTCGTCGAGCGAGATGACGACGGGGATACCCGCCGCCTCGCAGACCTGCTGGTCGTCCTCGCCGTAGGCGGGCGCCTGGTGGACGATGCCGGTGCCGTCGCTGGTCGTCACGTAGTCGGCGACGAGGATGCGCCAGGCGCGCTCGAGGCCGTACGTCTCGACGTCGGCGTAGTAGTCGAAGAGGCGGTCGTAGGTGACGTCCTCGAGGTCGGCGCCGCGCACGGTGCGCGAGATCGCCGCCACCGCGTCGTCGGCCGACTCGTAGCCGAGGTCCTTGGCGTAGTTGCCCACGAGGTCGCGGGCGAGCAGGTACTCGCCGCCGAGCACCTCGGTGTCGCTCTCCCCCGCACGCTCGCGCAGCACGGTCGCGTCGGGCGTGCCCGCGGGGCCGGCCGCGACGACCGCGTACTCGATCTCGGGGCCGACGGCCAGCGCGAGGTTCGTCGGCAGCGTCCAGGGCGTGGTCGTCCAGGCGAGCGCCCGCACCGCGGTCAGCCCGAGCGTCTCCGCCTTCGCGCCCGTGAGCGGGAAGGTCACCGTGACGGTCTGGTCCTGGCGCATCTTGTAGACGTCGTCGTCCATGCGCAGCTCGTGGTTCGACAGCGGCGTCTCGTCGCGCCAGCAGTACGGCAGCACGCGGTAGCCCTCGTAGGCGAGGCCCTTCTCGTGCAGCTGCTGGAAGGCCCAGAGCACCGACTCCATGAAGGTCACGTCGAGGGTCTTGTAGTCGTTCTCGAAGTCCACCCAGCGCGCCTGGCGCGTGACGTACTCCTGCCACTCGCGGGTGTACCGCAGCACCGACTCCTTGGCGGCGGCGTTGAACGCCGCGATGCCCATCTCCTCGATCTGGCTCTTGTCGGTGATGCCGAGCTGCCGTTCGGCCTCGAGCTCGGCGGGCAGGCCGTGGGTGTCCCAGCCGAAGCGGCGGTGCACCTGCTTGCCGCGCATGGTCTGGAACCGCGGGAACACGTCCTTGGCGTAGCCGGTGAGGAGGTGCCCGTAGTGCGGCAGGCCGTTGGCGAACGGGGGGCCGTCGTAGAAGACCCACTCCTCGGCGCCCTCCCGCTGGTCGATCGACGCCTGGAAGGTGTCGTCGGCCTGCCAGGACGCGAGCACCTGCTGCTCGAGTTCCGGGAAGTTCGGGGAGGCTGCGACCTCGCCGCGGTCGTTCGGGGTGCGGGGATACAACGGGTCTCCTGCGGTGACGTGATGTCGTCTACGAGGACGTCGGACGCCCGTCGGACGCCGTCGCGGTACCACCTCGATTGCCCCGGTGACCCGGAACCACTCGTTCATTGGCTGTGACGGGCCAGCCCCGTCCGGTTCTAGTGGCGAGCGGATGCTGCGCACCCACCCGCGTTCTTCCGGAGACTCCCCGGTGATGGCCGGATCGACGTCGTTGCGCTCCAGTGTACCGGCCGGGGCGGTCCCGCACACGCGGCCCGGGCGGGCCGCGCCTGTGCACAAGCCACGCGCCGGGCCGGGGCGTCGCCTACCCTCGTCTGCGACGAGCGGCTGACACGGAATCGACACGGAGGACGCCATGAGCGACGACGGCACGAGCACCCCGAACGACGGCGCCACGGGCGGAGACGAGCCCACGACGCCGATCGATCACGCCGAGACCGTGCCGATGACGCCGGTGCCGGCCGAGGCCGCGGCCGGCGAGTCGCCCGAGACCGGAGGGCGCCGCACGGCACTCGTGCTCGTCTCGATCGCGGCGGGCCTGCTGCTGGTCGCGGTCATCGTGCTGGTGGTGGTGCTGCTCACCGGCGGATCCGACGAGGCGGAGCCGACCGCGACGGCGACGACCGACCCCACGCCGACGGCGACCGAGTCGGAGGAGCCCGAGCCGACCGAGTCCGAGGAGCCCGACGACGACGGCGACGGCGGTTCGACCGACGGCGGCGGTTCGACCGACGGCGGCGGTTCGACCGACGGCGGCGGTTCGACCGACGGCGGCGGCGACACCACGCCCGCGCCCGTGTTCACCACCGTCGCCATCAGCAGCGAGGTCGCCGACTGCGACGGCGTCTCGCAGGTGCCGCTGGCGTTCCAGTGGGTGTCGGAGGGCGCCGAGCAGGCGTGGTTCGGCGTCGGCACGACCGACGCGAAGGCCATGCCCTTCGACGAGGTGTACCCGAGCGAGGAGATCTACGACGCCGTGAGCTTCCAGTGCTCCAACGAGAGCGAGATCTACACGGTCACGCTCGAGGGCCCGGGCGGCATCACGAGCCACACCTGGGAGGTCGTCCGCGGCTGAGCCCGTCACGGGCTCCGCGGCCCGCGTAGGATGCCGGGCGTGACGAACGCACCGACCGCGCCCGCATCCGCTTCCGACCGCCCCTCGCGACCCATGCGGAGGATCGCGACGGCGTCCTTCGTGGGCACCGCGCTCGAGTCGTACGACTTCTACGTCTACGCGTACTTCGCCGCGTTCTTCGTGGGCCCCCTGTTCTTCGAGCCGCTCGGCACGTTCGGCGCGACCCTGACGGCGTTCCTGTCGATCGCGATCGCCTTCGTCGTGCGCCCGATCGGCGCGATCGTGTTCGGGCACCTGGGCGACCGCATCGGTCGCCGGCGCACGCTCATCGTCACCATCACCCTCATGGGCATCGCCACCGGGGCCATCGGCCTCCTGCCGGACTACGCGACCGCCGGATGGCTCGGCGCGATCGGCATCATCGTGCTGCGCGTCCTGCAGGGCCTCTCGCTCGGCGGCGAGTGGGGCGGCGCCGTGCTGCTCGCCACCGAGCACGCCGACCCGCGGCGGCGGCCCTTCTTCGCGGCGATCCCGCAGCTCGGCTCGCCCGTGGGCTCCATCCTCAGCGCCACGGTGTTCATCGTCATGACGACCGTGCTCTCGACCGAGCAGATGGTCGCCTTGGGGCTGGCGCATCCCGTTCCTGACGGCGATCCCGCTGCTGCTCGTGTCGCTGTACCTGCGCTGGTCGATCGACGAGACGCCCGTGTTCCGCGAGCTCGTCGCCGAGCACCGGCGCGACCGGGTGCCGTTCGTTGCGATGTTCGCCCGGCAGCCCGTCGCGATCGTCGTCGCGGTCGGCGCCGCGCTGCTCGGCATCGGCTCCTACTCGCTGATGAACACGTACACCGTGAACTACGGCGTGACCGTGCTCGACTTCAGCTTCCAGGACCTGTTGGTCGCCACGACGATCGGCGGACTGCTCCAGCTCGTCACCATCCCGACCTTCGGCTGGCTCGCGACGCGCATCGGCTCGGCGCGCGTCGTCGCCTGGGGCGCGCTCGGCACGCTGCTCGTCGCCTTCCCGATGTACTGGCTGCTCCAGTTCGCCACGTTCCCGATCCTCGTCGGCACGATGATCATCGGCGGCATCCTGCCGACCATGGCCTGGGCGAGCCTCGGCGGGTTGATGGGCGACCTCTTCGACGACCACTTCCGCTACTCGGCCCTGTCGTTCGCCTATGCGATCGCCGCGGTGATCTCCGGCTTCGTGCCGGCGCTCACGCTCACCCTGGGCGAGTCGACGCAGTTCGCGTGGTGGCACCCCGGCGTGGTCCTCGCGATCATGTCGGCGATCACGCTGGGCTCCGCGCTCGCCGCCGGTGCCATCGCCGCGCGTCGCCGCGAGCCGGTCGCCGCCTGAGGCGGTCCGGAGCCGCTCCTCGCCGCCCCGCGGCATCCGCTCGCCCGTTTCACCGCAGGCGGCCAGCCTCGTCCGGCTAGAATGCAGTGAATCGCACACTCAGGCACCCCACTTTGACTCGGTGCCGCACATATCGAACCGGAGTTCCCACATGACCGCGTCGCGCATTCCCGACAAGCCCGCCCTCGAAGGACTCGAGCAGAGCTGGGGCACCGTCTGGGAGGAACAGGGCACCTACCGGTTCGATCGCGAGGGCGCGACGAAGGAGAACATCTACTCCATCGACACCCCGCCGCCGACCGCCTCCGGGTCGCTGCACATCGGGCACGTGTTCTCGTACACGCACACCGACGTGGTCGCCCGCTTCCAGCGCATGCGCGGCCGCACCGTGTTCTACCCGATGGGCTGGGACGACAACGGCCTGCCGACCGAGCGCCGGGTGCAGAACTACTACGGCGTGCGCTGCGACCCGTCGCTGCCGTACGAGGCAGGCTTCGCCCCGCCGCACGAGGGCACCGAGGGCAAGACCATCAAGCCCGCCGACCAGGTGCCCATCTCGCGCCGCAACTTCATCGAGCTCTGCGAGCGGCTGACCGCCGAGGACGAGCAGCACTTCGAGGACCTCTGGCGCACGCTCGGCCTCTCGGTCGACTGGACCCAGACCTACCGCACCATCGCCGACGAGGCGATCATGACCTCGCAGCGCGCGTTCGTGCGCAACGTGGCCCGCGGCGAGGCCTACCAGGCGCTGGCGCCCACCATGTGGGACGTGACCTTCCGCAGCGCCGTGGCGCAGGCCGAGCTCGAGGACCGCGAGCAGCCCGGCCACTACCACCGGGTGACGTTCCACCGTCCCGACGGCGGCACGATCGAGATCGAGACCAGCCGTCCCGAGCTGATCGCCGCGTGCGTGGCGCTCGTGGCGCACCCCGACGACGAGCGCTACCAGCCCCTGTTCGGGCAGACCGTGACCACCCCGGTCTTCGGCGTGGAGGTGCCCGTGGTGGCCCACCACCTCGCCCAGAAGGACAAGGGCACCGGCATCGCCATGATCTGCACGTTCGGCGACGTGACCGACGTGACCTGGTGGCGTGAGCTGAACCTGCCGAACCGCGCGATCATCGGCTTCGACGGCCGCATCGTGGCGGATGCCCCGGAGGCGATCGACTCCGAGGCCGGACTGGCCGCGTTCGCCGAGCTCGCCGGCAAGACCGTGTTCAGCGCGAAGAAGTCCATGGTCGACCTGCTGCGCGCCTCGGGCGACCTGCTCGGCGAGCCGAAGGCGATCACGCACCCCGTGAAGTTCTACGAGAAGGGCGACCGCCCCCTCGAGATCGTGTCGACGCGCCAGTGGTACATCGCCAACGGCGCGCGCGACGCCGGGCTCCGCGAGCGCCTCATCGAGCACGGCCGCGACATCGACTGGCACCCCGACTTCATGCGCGTGCGCTACGAGAACTGGGTGGGCGGCCTCTCGGGCGACTGGCTCATCTCGCGCCAGCGCTTCTTCGGCGTGCCGATCCCGGTCTGGTACCCGCTCGACGCCGACGGCGAGCCCGTGTTCGACGAGCCGATCGTGGCGACCGAGGACCTGCTGCCGGTCGACCCGTCGTCGCAGCCGGCGCCCGGCTTCGCGGAGTCGCAGCGCGGCCAGGCGAACGGCTTCATCGGCGAGCTCGACATCATGGACACCTGGGCCACCTCGTCGCTCACCCCGCAGCTCGCGGGCGGCTGGGAGCGCGACCCCGAGCTGTTCGACCTCGTGTTCCCGTACGACCTGCGCCCGCAGGGTCAGGACATCATCCGCACCTGGCTGTTCTCCTCGACGCTGCGCGCCGAGCTCGAGCACGGCAGGGCTCCGTGGACGAACGCGGCGATCTCGGGCTTCATCGTCGACCCCGACCGCAAGAAGATGTCGAAGTCGAAGGGCAACGTGGTCACGCCCGCGGGCCTGCTCCAGCAGCACGGCTCCGACGCGGTGCGCTACTGGGCGTCGTCGTCGCGCCTCGGCACCGACGCGGCGTTCGACCCGCAGAACCCGACCCAGGTGAAGATCGGCCGACGCCTCGCGATCAAGGTGCTGAACGCGTCGAAGTTCATCCTCGGGTTCGAGGGCACGGCGGATGCCCCCGTGACCGAGCCGCTCGACCGGAGCATGCTCGCGACCCTCGAGACCGTGGT
This is a stretch of genomic DNA from Agromyces sp. SYSU T00194. It encodes these proteins:
- the ileS gene encoding isoleucine--tRNA ligase, with protein sequence MNEWFRVTGAIEVVPRRRPTGVRRPRRRHHVTAGDPLYPRTPNDRGEVAASPNFPELEQQVLASWQADDTFQASIDQREGAEEWVFYDGPPFANGLPHYGHLLTGYAKDVFPRFQTMRGKQVHRRFGWDTHGLPAELEAERQLGITDKSQIEEMGIAAFNAAAKESVLRYTREWQEYVTRQARWVDFENDYKTLDVTFMESVLWAFQQLHEKGLAYEGYRVLPYCWRDETPLSNHELRMDDDVYKMRQDQTVTVTFPLTGAKAETLGLTAVRALAWTTTPWTLPTNLALAVGPEIEYAVVAAGPAGTPDATVLRERAGESDTEVLGGEYLLARDLVGNYAKDLGYESADDAVAAISRTVRGADLEDVTYDRLFDYYADVETYGLERAWRILVADYVTTSDGTGIVHQAPAYGEDDQQVCEAAGIPVVISLDEGGRFLPAVTDVAGQLWSDANKPLTQLLRAEGRLLRQASYEHSYPHCWRCRNPLIYRAVSSWFVRVPEFRDRMVDLNQGIEWVPENVKDGQFGKWLQGSRDWSISRNRYWGSPIPVWKSDDPAYPRIDVYGSLAELERDFGALPVNADGEPDLHRPYIDELTRPNPDDPTGRSTMRRIPDVFDVWFDSGSMPFAQVHYPFENREWFDTHHPADFIVEYIGQTRGWFYVMHVLSTALFDRAAYRNVISHGIVLGSDGQKMSKSLRNYPDVNEVFDRDGSDAMRWFLMASPVLRGGNLIVTEEGIREGVRQFMLPLWSTWYFFSLYANATGYEARRSTSSEDVLDRYLLAKLHDLVAGVTDDLERFDATMAAAKLRDFADVLTNWYVRRSRDRFWDGVGEDGSGREAFDTLWTVLEALCRLAAPLVPLVGETVWRGLTGGRSVHLADWPAADEFPADPELVTTMDAVRQISSTALALRKQAGRRVRLPLASLTVVAPDAAGLEPYAAILRDELNVKSVGFVALDEGSAEAYGISRRLSVNARAAGPRLGKQVQAVIRAAREGDWAEQDGTVVAGGIELVEGEYELALVSGDADAESRAIGLLPGEGFVLLETATTPELEAEGLARDAVRAVQDARKAAGLEVSDRIRLRLRADDASAPALEAHRALIAEETLAVDLEVTADGAGDDAVRLAGGATLAVEVTRA
- a CDS encoding MFS transporter produces the protein MSLYLRWSIDETPVFRELVAEHRRDRVPFVAMFARQPVAIVVAVGAALLGIGSYSLMNTYTVNYGVTVLDFSFQDLLVATTIGGLLQLVTIPTFGWLATRIGSARVVAWGALGTLLVAFPMYWLLQFATFPILVGTMIIGGILPTMAWASLGGLMGDLFDDHFRYSALSFAYAIAAVISGFVPALTLTLGESTQFAWWHPGVVLAIMSAITLGSALAAGAIAARRREPVAA
- the valS gene encoding valine--tRNA ligase — protein: MTASRIPDKPALEGLEQSWGTVWEEQGTYRFDREGATKENIYSIDTPPPTASGSLHIGHVFSYTHTDVVARFQRMRGRTVFYPMGWDDNGLPTERRVQNYYGVRCDPSLPYEAGFAPPHEGTEGKTIKPADQVPISRRNFIELCERLTAEDEQHFEDLWRTLGLSVDWTQTYRTIADEAIMTSQRAFVRNVARGEAYQALAPTMWDVTFRSAVAQAELEDREQPGHYHRVTFHRPDGGTIEIETSRPELIAACVALVAHPDDERYQPLFGQTVTTPVFGVEVPVVAHHLAQKDKGTGIAMICTFGDVTDVTWWRELNLPNRAIIGFDGRIVADAPEAIDSEAGLAAFAELAGKTVFSAKKSMVDLLRASGDLLGEPKAITHPVKFYEKGDRPLEIVSTRQWYIANGARDAGLRERLIEHGRDIDWHPDFMRVRYENWVGGLSGDWLISRQRFFGVPIPVWYPLDADGEPVFDEPIVATEDLLPVDPSSQPAPGFAESQRGQANGFIGELDIMDTWATSSLTPQLAGGWERDPELFDLVFPYDLRPQGQDIIRTWLFSSTLRAELEHGRAPWTNAAISGFIVDPDRKKMSKSKGNVVTPAGLLQQHGSDAVRYWASSSRLGTDAAFDPQNPTQVKIGRRLAIKVLNASKFILGFEGTADAPVTEPLDRSMLATLETVVAQATAALEAYDHARALELTETFFWTFCDDYLELVKERAYGEAGPAQASAVAALHRALATLLRLFAPVIPFATEEAWSWSHEGSVHQAAWPTVGELALDEAGDPELLRLASAALTGIRRAKTDAKASQRTPVATARIGGPAAEIALLAQAGGDLRAVGRIETLDFDEADELGVSEVVLAPVEA